In Listeria cossartiae subsp. cossartiae, one genomic interval encodes:
- a CDS encoding leucine-rich repeat domain-containing protein, with protein MKIKTLLVRVGATLTIALGISLWLGMSPEIDAKAASLAQPTPINEVFPDPQMALVMETKLGKASVTDLVSQSELDALTQLETYLPIESIEGIQYLTNLTKLNISKAEVSDISDLKDLTKLTDLEMYANNIVDTSVLKNLTNLTYLDLHDNKITDISALGNLTNLVHLNLAYNQISDISAVSALSKLNMVWFTDNQISDISPVANLTNLTSLSLGYNQISDIGALTNLTNLDGIGIENNQISDISPLANLTNLGYVGLHNNQISDLTPIANLTNLTRMYLSGQQITNKPLPYQSNIVIPNNVKNNKQEIVAPLVISDNGTYDNPNVTWNLANYVSEVSYTFSQEVTIGSATETFSGVVKQPLEMYTVIFDVDGVTTKETVGAYTLLTEPTAPEKDGYTFTGWYDAKTGGTEWDFATDKMPANDLTLYAQFSLNEHSENPPDDPDKETPGDTTKNAEGQAQATNNVNILLPKTGDSRSDLAIIMGILLFGTGIVSLHKIRN; from the coding sequence ATGAAGATAAAAACTTTACTAGTTCGTGTTGGCGCGACATTAACGATAGCTTTAGGGATTAGTTTGTGGCTGGGTATGAGTCCGGAAATTGATGCCAAAGCAGCGAGTCTTGCACAACCGACACCGATTAATGAAGTGTTTCCTGACCCTCAAATGGCTTTAGTAATGGAGACTAAACTTGGAAAAGCGAGTGTTACAGACCTTGTTTCCCAGAGCGAATTAGATGCTTTGACTCAATTGGAAACTTACTTACCAATAGAATCCATCGAGGGAATTCAGTATTTGACAAATTTAACAAAATTAAATATAAGTAAGGCTGAAGTAAGTGATATCAGTGATTTAAAAGATTTAACAAAATTAACAGACTTAGAAATGTACGCTAACAATATAGTTGATACAAGTGTTTTGAAAAACTTAACGAATCTAACATATTTAGATTTGCACGATAATAAGATAACGGATATAAGTGCTTTAGGAAATTTAACAAATTTAGTTCACTTAAACTTAGCTTATAATCAAATAAGTGATATAAGCGCCGTGTCTGCTCTAAGTAAGCTAAACATGGTATGGTTTACAGATAATCAAATAAGTGATATCAGTCCAGTTGCCAATTTAACGAATCTAACTAGCTTGAGTTTGGGTTATAACCAAATAAGTGATATAGGCGCACTGACAAACTTAACGAATTTAGACGGTATCGGTATAGAAAATAATCAAATAAGCGATATAAGTCCACTTGCTAATTTGACTAATTTAGGCTATGTTGGTTTGCATAATAATCAAATAAGTGATTTAACACCGATAGCGAATTTAACGAATTTGACACGTATGTATTTATCCGGTCAACAAATAACTAATAAGCCACTGCCATATCAAAGCAATATCGTTATCCCTAACAACGTGAAAAATAATAAGCAAGAAATTGTTGCACCACTGGTAATAAGTGATAATGGAACCTATGATAATCCTAACGTTACTTGGAATCTAGCTAATTATGTTAGCGAAGTGAGCTATACTTTTTCGCAAGAGGTAACGATTGGTAGTGCTACAGAAACTTTTAGTGGTGTAGTAAAACAACCTTTAGAGATGTATACTGTGATTTTTGATGTCGATGGAGTAACAACGAAAGAGACGGTAGGCGCATACACGTTATTAACCGAACCGACAGCGCCGGAAAAAGACGGCTACACATTTACAGGATGGTATGACGCAAAAACTGGTGGAACTGAATGGGATTTTGCTACTGACAAAATGCCGGCCAACGATCTTACGTTATATGCTCAATTTAGCTTGAATGAGCACTCGGAAAATCCGCCTGATGATCCTGACAAAGAGACGCCAGGTGATACTACCAAAAATGCTGAGGGACAGGCTCAGGCCACGAATAATGTCAATATTTTATTACCAAAAACAGGTGATAGCCGAAGCGACCTAGCTATTATCATGGGAATACTTCTTTTTGGTACAGGGATTGTTTCGCTTCATAAAATCCGCAATTAA
- a CDS encoding ABC transporter permease subunit: MKRIVKIFLHYLLGILGIILISCVPAIFSKVTSWSSSTYFEALKSIFSAILHPTKWEISYQGAAEVFHVSLVDFITGPYFYSMKIIVASLLISLIIAYLLVLATFRGPKWLRRGLDGFLSILQAFPDFSFIFLIQMAVVYIYQQTGVFTLNFYSLNGEQIYAAPVVCLSIIPTVLFYKMMMLLMKTEWQADYIQLARGKGLADRAILLRHATPNMMQSLFYQSKTIVWFILSAYLVVEFLFGIEGVLYYLLAGFSPLNIFLVLALVFTPFYFFYALLDLWISHGKTTESANVTRIPLHWNSFQKTFTEKVNLKSKWRNIVVTTGQLLKRPSFSIPLITLSSLLIASLIYGFMGDTIHSLKFISDSAGRVTDMAPFKPNSQVWLGTDQAGNSILDQLLVGIKYTLLVAVIIATLRVVIGYILAVPLAFFSKPRTRNFVQSIADGMHYLPLSLLVFIIMVNEFISYSGIFETSLLTRISFQILIMIVIVLPITTNRISSEISQVLKKEFVLSALVFGGNARWILTKHINPQIWSKLILIWIEQLIQTLQMFVHLAIFGIFIGGAIMGADDGMLNPVIPELSGLIANAKFVFANHQFWIILSPLIVFMILILCFQMMANSLLKREEESKKA, translated from the coding sequence ATGAAAAGAATTGTCAAAATTTTTCTACATTATTTATTAGGCATTTTAGGAATTATTTTAATCAGCTGTGTTCCCGCGATATTTAGCAAAGTGACATCCTGGTCGTCAAGCACGTATTTCGAGGCGCTCAAGTCTATTTTCTCTGCCATTTTACACCCAACAAAATGGGAAATCAGCTACCAAGGAGCCGCCGAAGTTTTCCACGTGTCCTTAGTAGATTTTATCACCGGACCTTATTTCTATTCGATGAAAATTATCGTAGCTAGCTTACTTATTTCGCTAATTATCGCCTATCTTTTAGTCCTGGCAACATTCCGCGGGCCTAAGTGGTTGCGCCGCGGGTTAGACGGATTTTTATCAATCCTTCAAGCATTCCCGGACTTTTCTTTTATTTTCCTTATTCAAATGGCCGTCGTCTACATATACCAACAAACCGGCGTGTTCACCTTGAATTTTTACAGCTTAAACGGCGAGCAAATATACGCCGCTCCAGTCGTCTGCTTATCCATCATTCCAACCGTGCTCTTTTATAAAATGATGATGCTCCTTATGAAAACTGAATGGCAGGCCGATTACATCCAATTAGCACGCGGAAAAGGTTTGGCCGACAGAGCAATTTTACTGCGCCACGCCACACCAAACATGATGCAAAGTCTGTTCTACCAATCAAAAACCATCGTTTGGTTTATCCTAAGCGCCTACCTCGTTGTAGAATTTTTGTTCGGCATCGAAGGCGTGCTCTACTATTTGCTAGCTGGATTTAGCCCATTAAATATTTTCCTAGTATTAGCACTTGTTTTCACCCCATTTTACTTCTTTTATGCACTACTGGACCTATGGATTAGCCACGGAAAAACCACCGAGAGCGCAAACGTTACCCGAATCCCGCTACATTGGAACAGTTTTCAGAAGACCTTTACGGAAAAAGTAAACCTTAAAAGCAAATGGCGAAACATTGTAGTAACGACCGGGCAGCTCCTAAAACGACCATCTTTCAGCATTCCGCTGATCACACTTAGTAGCTTACTAATCGCAAGCCTGATCTATGGTTTCATGGGAGATACCATACATTCGCTCAAATTTATTAGCGATTCAGCCGGACGAGTAACCGATATGGCGCCATTCAAACCCAATTCGCAAGTCTGGCTAGGCACCGACCAAGCCGGTAACTCCATTCTCGACCAATTACTAGTCGGCATCAAATACACGCTACTCGTCGCGGTTATCATCGCAACGCTACGTGTCGTGATTGGCTACATTTTGGCAGTGCCGCTCGCATTTTTTAGCAAGCCGCGAACCCGTAATTTCGTTCAAAGCATAGCGGACGGGATGCATTATCTGCCACTATCGCTGCTCGTATTTATTATCATGGTCAACGAATTCATCAGCTATTCCGGCATTTTCGAAACAAGCCTACTGACGCGGATTAGCTTCCAAATTTTAATCATGATAGTCATCGTGCTGCCAATTACAACCAACCGAATCAGCAGTGAAATTTCCCAAGTGTTAAAAAAAGAATTCGTCCTGAGCGCGCTCGTTTTTGGCGGAAATGCTCGCTGGATTTTAACCAAGCATATCAATCCACAAATCTGGTCCAAATTAATTTTGATTTGGATTGAGCAGCTCATTCAAACACTTCAGATGTTCGTGCATTTGGCTATCTTTGGCATTTTCATCGGCGGGGCAATCATGGGGGCCGATGATGGCATGCTGAACCCAGTTATCCCTGAATTATCTGGCCTAATCGCCAACGCCAAATTCGTTTTCGCCAATCACCAATTCTGGATAATTTTATCACCATTGATCGTATTTATGATTTTAATTCTTTGCTTCCAAATGATGGCGAATTCGCTGTTAAAACGAGAAGAAGAAAGCAAAAAAGCCTAG
- a CDS encoding SMI1/KNR4 family protein has protein sequence MAEYQNQLARIQAKITTLKEKDGDMNLFGSESHAYKLNQPLSNQTITAFEDKHQITLPQGYRAFLEQIGDGGMGPYYGLETLVDGLCASLDYKDEKYGVQTLSKPFPHTDDWIAPGYKEGMSDEAYDAWQELCFSDKEVFGLLRISNFGCGVSINLVVNGPSYGEIWVDDRNNDNGVYPDFYFGNEERLNFLEWYELWLDKSIEASE, from the coding sequence ATGGCTGAATATCAAAATCAGCTAGCTAGAATCCAAGCAAAAATCACTACTTTAAAAGAAAAAGATGGCGATATGAATTTATTTGGTTCAGAAAGCCATGCCTATAAACTCAATCAACCTTTGTCTAATCAAACTATTACTGCGTTTGAAGATAAGCACCAAATAACTTTACCACAAGGTTATCGCGCATTTTTGGAACAGATTGGTGATGGTGGAATGGGTCCTTACTATGGTTTAGAAACTTTGGTCGACGGGCTTTGCGCTTCACTTGATTACAAGGATGAAAAGTATGGGGTGCAAACGCTAAGTAAACCTTTCCCCCATACAGATGACTGGATTGCACCTGGTTATAAAGAAGGAATGTCCGATGAAGCTTATGATGCTTGGCAAGAACTGTGCTTTTCTGATAAAGAAGTATTTGGACTTCTGCGCATTTCTAACTTCGGTTGTGGTGTATCGATTAACCTGGTTGTAAACGGCCCTTCTTACGGAGAAATTTGGGTGGATGATAGGAACAATGACAATGGCGTCTACCCTGATTTTTACTTTGGGAATGAAGAACGTTTAAACTTTCTGGAATGGTATGAATTATGGTTAGATAAATCGATTGAAGCAAGTGAATAA
- the yidA gene encoding sugar-phosphatase: MYKLIAIDIDGTLLTDDHKVTDEVKEAIRQAKLKGVKVVLCTGRPLVGVENYLTELELREEGDYVISFNGALVQDTFTKEVISHLTLGIEDLKDIYEVSLNSNLHMHFFDDKALYTPNREIGKYTIVEAYLTGSQLIYKEIENVPEDFIMSKAMFIEEAPELEAGIAKMPESFREKYHLVRSTPFYLEILNRDASKGNAVKELSEKLGIKQSEVICIGDQENDVTMLEFAGLGIAMGNAPERIKQLSDYTTASNNDSGVAKAIQKFVLDK, translated from the coding sequence TTGTATAAATTAATTGCGATTGATATTGATGGAACACTACTAACAGATGATCATAAGGTTACAGATGAAGTAAAAGAAGCCATTCGTCAAGCTAAATTAAAAGGTGTAAAAGTGGTTCTTTGTACTGGGCGTCCGCTTGTTGGCGTAGAAAATTATTTAACAGAACTTGAACTACGTGAGGAAGGCGATTACGTTATTAGTTTTAACGGCGCACTCGTTCAAGATACGTTTACCAAAGAAGTTATTTCTCACTTAACACTTGGTATCGAAGACTTAAAAGATATTTACGAAGTGAGCTTAAATAGCAATTTGCACATGCATTTCTTTGATGACAAAGCGCTTTATACGCCGAACCGTGAAATCGGCAAATACACGATTGTCGAAGCCTATCTTACTGGTAGCCAATTGATTTATAAAGAAATCGAAAACGTGCCGGAAGATTTTATTATGTCGAAAGCAATGTTTATTGAAGAAGCCCCAGAACTAGAAGCTGGTATTGCGAAAATGCCGGAATCTTTCCGTGAAAAATATCATCTAGTTCGTAGTACGCCTTTCTACTTGGAAATTCTAAATCGTGACGCTAGTAAAGGTAACGCGGTCAAAGAACTTTCCGAAAAACTTGGCATTAAGCAAAGCGAAGTTATCTGCATTGGCGACCAAGAAAATGACGTTACGATGCTTGAGTTTGCTGGACTTGGTATTGCGATGGGCAATGCTCCGGAAAGAATTAAGCAACTTTCTGACTATACGACTGCTTCGAACAATGACAGTGGCGTCGCAAAAGCGATTCAAAAATTCGTGCTCGATAAATAA
- a CDS encoding ring-cleaving dioxygenase produces the protein MKLTGIHHVSIFTANARANFDFYTKIMGLRLVKKSVNQDDPYTYHLYYGDEIGSPGTALTFFEVPNMAKNHPSRNAISQLSLRVPNDEALRYWDKRLDEHRIFHSKPIDQFGRKIIRLKDTDGLPVNLISDETSTQTTSVSPWEDSPVPAEYAIRGLGPVRFSVFKKEKTDRLLTKVLGFERIGAYEEDDKLLTVFKTGDVGLGGEVHVESRPDLEQGNLGAGGIHHVAFRVPTDGDLIGWTEMIQDLGYKNSGYVDRFYFHSLYFRESNGILIELATDEPGFQTDFTKEHGTYVDLPPHLEERREDILAHLKPLDTDK, from the coding sequence ATGAAATTAACGGGAATTCATCACGTATCTATTTTTACAGCGAATGCACGAGCAAACTTTGACTTTTATACAAAAATAATGGGATTACGATTAGTGAAAAAATCGGTTAACCAAGACGATCCATATACGTATCACTTATATTACGGCGACGAAATTGGCTCGCCGGGGACAGCGCTAACTTTCTTTGAAGTACCAAACATGGCTAAAAATCATCCATCACGCAATGCGATTTCGCAGCTTAGTTTACGCGTGCCAAACGATGAAGCTTTGCGTTATTGGGATAAAAGACTCGATGAGCATCGCATTTTCCATAGCAAACCAATCGACCAATTCGGGCGCAAAATTATTCGCTTAAAAGACACCGATGGCTTGCCGGTCAACCTTATTTCCGATGAAACAAGCACGCAAACAACCTCGGTTTCCCCTTGGGAGGATAGCCCAGTTCCAGCAGAATACGCGATTCGCGGACTTGGCCCAGTGCGTTTCTCCGTTTTCAAAAAAGAGAAAACCGATCGCCTATTAACAAAAGTTTTAGGCTTTGAACGAATTGGCGCATATGAAGAAGATGATAAACTATTAACTGTTTTTAAAACTGGCGATGTCGGGCTTGGCGGCGAAGTTCACGTGGAGTCGCGACCTGATTTAGAGCAAGGCAACCTTGGCGCAGGCGGCATTCACCATGTGGCGTTCCGCGTACCAACAGATGGTGATTTGATTGGCTGGACAGAGATGATACAAGACCTTGGCTATAAAAATTCCGGCTACGTGGATCGGTTCTATTTTCATTCCCTTTATTTCCGCGAAAGCAATGGCATCCTAATTGAACTCGCAACTGACGAACCAGGATTCCAAACCGATTTCACGAAAGAGCATGGCACGTATGTTGATTTGCCGCCACATTTGGAAGAGCGTCGCGAAGATATTTTAGCGCATTTAAAACCACTTGATACTGACAAATAA
- a CDS encoding histidine phosphatase family protein, producing the protein MAEGLRTIYFVRHGKTEWNMTGQMQGWGDSPLVAEGIDGAKAVGEVLKDTQIDAVYTSTSKRTQDTAAYILGDREIEIQPLEELKEMGFGTWEGVTVMEIDEKHPEERAKILHSPETYKAEVNGGETYYELAERLLQGVDKIIAENPSGNILVVSHGMSLTLLLYLLQGGTIENHRKEAPKILNTSISIVEYQNGEFSLTKLNEIGHLDLK; encoded by the coding sequence TTGGCAGAAGGTTTACGTACGATTTATTTTGTAAGACATGGTAAAACAGAGTGGAACATGACTGGACAAATGCAAGGTTGGGGCGATTCTCCACTAGTTGCAGAAGGAATTGACGGCGCAAAAGCAGTCGGCGAAGTCTTGAAAGATACACAAATTGATGCCGTTTATACGAGCACAAGTAAACGCACACAAGATACTGCGGCTTACATTCTCGGCGACCGCGAAATCGAAATTCAACCGCTTGAAGAACTAAAAGAAATGGGTTTTGGAACGTGGGAAGGCGTTACGGTCATGGAAATTGACGAAAAACACCCGGAAGAACGTGCGAAAATCCTTCATAGCCCAGAAACCTACAAAGCAGAAGTAAATGGCGGCGAGACTTACTATGAGCTTGCAGAACGACTACTTCAAGGCGTTGACAAAATCATCGCTGAAAATCCAAGCGGGAACATATTAGTCGTTTCTCACGGAATGTCGCTAACGCTATTATTATATTTGCTACAAGGTGGAACCATTGAAAATCACCGCAAAGAAGCACCAAAAATCTTGAATACAAGCATTAGCATCGTAGAATACCAAAACGGCGAATTTTCGCTAACAAAATTAAATGAAATTGGTCATTTAGACTTGAAATAA
- a CDS encoding glycoside hydrolase family 1 protein: MEHQKRSPFPKDFLWGSASAAYQIEGAWDADGKGKSVWDEYVRIPGTTFKGTNGDVAVDHYHRYKEDVKLMADAGLKAYRFSIAWTRIFPNGKGEVNEAGLKFYDNLIDELLKYDIEPLVTLYHWDIPQALFDEYGGWESRQVIEDFTNYSTTLFKRYGDRVKYWVSLNEQNIFVGMGYGQALHPPKVSDPKRMYAVNHIANLANASVIKAFHEIVPDGKIGPSFAYTPHYPIDTDPKNVQAADDAEELNSYFWMDMYAFGRYPKAVWKYLEENDIAPVIEDGDMELLASAKPDFMGVNYYQSATVAYNPLDGVGQNNEMNFTGKKGSTKETGIPGVYKKIVNPFVKTTNWDWTIDPKGLQIALRRINSRYALPILITENGLGEFDKLVDGEVNDDYRIDYLSAHATAIRDAISDGVDMLGYCTWSFTDLLSWLNGYQKRYGFVYVDRDVEDDAPMTRIPKKSYYWYKQVIETNGADL; encoded by the coding sequence ATGGAACATCAAAAACGTTCACCATTCCCGAAAGACTTCTTATGGGGTTCTGCATCTGCAGCTTATCAAATCGAAGGAGCATGGGACGCAGATGGTAAAGGTAAATCAGTTTGGGACGAATATGTCCGCATTCCTGGAACTACTTTCAAAGGTACAAATGGCGATGTCGCTGTTGACCATTATCACCGTTATAAAGAAGACGTAAAACTAATGGCAGACGCTGGCCTAAAAGCTTACCGTTTCTCCATCGCTTGGACTCGTATCTTCCCAAATGGTAAAGGCGAAGTAAATGAAGCTGGATTGAAATTTTATGATAACTTAATTGATGAGTTGCTTAAATATGACATCGAACCGCTTGTAACGCTTTATCACTGGGATATTCCGCAAGCATTATTTGATGAATACGGTGGCTGGGAATCTCGCCAAGTTATTGAAGATTTCACGAATTATTCCACAACGCTATTCAAACGTTACGGCGACCGCGTGAAATATTGGGTTTCCTTGAATGAGCAAAATATCTTTGTTGGTATGGGTTATGGTCAAGCGCTTCACCCGCCAAAAGTTAGCGATCCAAAAAGAATGTACGCAGTAAACCATATTGCGAACTTAGCTAATGCGAGTGTTATCAAAGCTTTCCACGAAATCGTTCCTGATGGAAAAATTGGACCAAGTTTTGCTTACACACCACATTATCCAATCGACACAGATCCTAAAAATGTTCAAGCTGCCGACGATGCAGAAGAATTAAATAGCTATTTCTGGATGGATATGTATGCTTTTGGTCGTTATCCGAAAGCTGTTTGGAAATATTTAGAAGAAAACGATATTGCGCCAGTTATTGAAGATGGCGATATGGAACTACTTGCGTCTGCAAAACCAGATTTCATGGGCGTGAACTACTATCAATCCGCAACAGTTGCTTACAACCCGCTTGATGGTGTTGGTCAAAACAACGAAATGAACTTCACTGGTAAAAAAGGCAGCACAAAAGAAACTGGTATCCCTGGCGTTTACAAAAAAATCGTTAATCCTTTCGTAAAAACAACGAACTGGGACTGGACAATCGATCCTAAAGGCTTACAAATTGCGCTTCGTCGTATTAACAGCCGCTATGCTTTACCAATTTTAATTACTGAAAATGGTTTAGGTGAATTTGATAAATTAGTGGATGGCGAAGTAAATGATGACTACCGTATTGACTATCTGAGCGCGCATGCAACTGCTATTCGCGATGCAATTAGTGATGGGGTTGATATGTTAGGATACTGCACTTGGAGCTTCACAGACCTTCTAAGCTGGTTAAACGGCTATCAAAAACGTTACGGTTTTGTTTATGTTGACCGTGATGTGGAAGATGATGCGCCAATGACGCGTATTCCGAAGAAAAGCTATTATTGGTATAAACAAGTGATTGAAACTAATGGAGCAGACCTGTAA
- a CDS encoding MarR family winged helix-turn-helix transcriptional regulator, producing the protein MVRKEERLGVLLWFRFSRFYNRNMKLTNQNLRAVGISTAQFDCIAQIGLDNEITQQQLAEKLVVTKGNVTQLLAKLEQLGYITRTKAGREKHIALTEKGQACYRENVPKQEAFQQEQFDKLTRDEQKELLKLLKKLGE; encoded by the coding sequence ATGGTGAGAAAAGAAGAACGGCTAGGGGTTTTGCTTTGGTTTCGGTTTAGTCGTTTTTATAATCGAAATATGAAGCTGACCAATCAAAACTTGCGAGCTGTAGGGATTTCAACGGCGCAGTTTGATTGCATTGCCCAGATTGGTTTAGACAACGAGATTACGCAGCAACAACTTGCCGAAAAATTAGTTGTAACGAAGGGAAATGTTACCCAACTCCTCGCAAAATTAGAGCAATTAGGTTATATTACACGGACGAAGGCGGGGCGCGAAAAACATATTGCCCTCACAGAAAAAGGCCAGGCGTGTTACCGCGAAAACGTGCCAAAGCAAGAAGCATTCCAGCAAGAGCAATTTGATAAATTAACAAGAGACGAGCAAAAAGAACTACTCAAGCTATTAAAAAAATTAGGAGAGTGA
- a CDS encoding GNAT family N-acetyltransferase, with product MKRNYHVKFLNEKDVELAEAVCAASEDYYLIEQNKPASKNDALKIITEIPDGKTRFDKFVLAVLDENEKPIGLVDIVSDYPRKGRWFIGLLLLTPDARHNGLGKVLHQTIKEWASDGGADSLALGVLAENEKGRGFFEHLGYTKEETKQASYGGKEQEVSIFALAIK from the coding sequence ATGAAACGTAATTATCATGTGAAATTTTTAAATGAAAAAGATGTAGAACTTGCAGAAGCTGTTTGCGCAGCATCCGAAGATTATTATCTAATTGAACAAAATAAGCCCGCATCGAAAAATGATGCATTAAAAATTATCACTGAAATTCCAGACGGAAAAACAAGATTCGATAAATTCGTACTAGCAGTGTTGGATGAAAATGAAAAACCAATCGGCTTAGTAGATATCGTTTCCGATTACCCAAGAAAAGGCCGCTGGTTTATCGGCTTGCTCCTTTTAACGCCAGATGCTCGTCATAATGGTCTTGGAAAAGTGCTTCACCAAACGATCAAAGAGTGGGCTAGTGACGGCGGGGCAGATTCTTTAGCGTTAGGCGTCTTAGCAGAGAATGAAAAAGGTCGCGGATTTTTTGAACATCTGGGTTACACGAAAGAAGAAACAAAACAAGCTAGTTATGGTGGAAAAGAACAAGAAGTTAGCATTTTCGCTTTAGCTATTAAATAA
- a CDS encoding Crp/Fnr family transcriptional regulator — MAYPFNHKEFVAMMEQYNLKSNSITIPEHTILNDLVTENQDCVYLLKSGLLAGYIDFDNDKIYSIFTANFFMGYYTIFENTPLLFTYQTLTECEVIIYKKKDIEYSLSLFPENFGFQYTIMRTIAKHGYYKSLIQYRDKKDQLAFVFEMLVKLLEIEVENGVASLPKAISTTVIKNYCTLSKAFFYSQLKELKEAGIISKVKLQWRVNMDALLEKNNAVD, encoded by the coding sequence ATGGCCTATCCATTTAATCACAAAGAGTTTGTTGCAATGATGGAGCAATACAATTTAAAATCCAACAGTATCACGATTCCTGAACACACCATTTTAAACGATTTAGTAACGGAAAATCAGGATTGTGTATATTTACTAAAATCCGGTTTATTGGCTGGATACATTGATTTCGATAATGATAAAATTTATTCTATATTCACAGCTAATTTTTTCATGGGATACTATACTATTTTCGAAAACACACCACTTCTATTTACTTATCAAACGTTAACAGAATGTGAAGTAATCATATATAAGAAGAAAGATATTGAATATTCATTATCTCTTTTCCCGGAAAATTTTGGTTTCCAGTATACTATCATGAGGACCATTGCAAAACATGGTTATTACAAATCGCTTATACAATATCGCGATAAAAAAGATCAATTAGCTTTTGTTTTTGAAATGCTTGTCAAACTCCTTGAAATCGAGGTAGAAAACGGCGTGGCATCACTACCGAAAGCAATTAGTACAACAGTCATTAAAAATTACTGTACTCTTTCCAAAGCATTCTTCTATTCACAACTGAAAGAATTAAAAGAAGCAGGGATTATTTCAAAAGTAAAATTACAATGGCGCGTTAATATGGACGCTCTATTAGAAAAAAATAATGCAGTAGATTAA
- a CDS encoding leucine-rich repeat domain-containing protein: MKKFILASLACTTLICFSPLAEQVEVNAATSDITTAPEKSLQEAPPATVDQIFPDDALAFKVAQELGVSEDTVVTQEQLDTITTMVYVAFDVEDLTGMEYLHNLKLVDLSQNNISNLENLANLTELEVVSLNSNQITDITPLMNLPKLNNLELGVNQISTLPSFENLTNLKILNLSSNQLNDISVLKDTPQLTNLSISANNVSDISVLSALDNLKVFYAESNKLTSIESLRNKTKLEYFDANFNQIKDVTPLSTIPTIKSIQIEENQISDFSSLAGHSLELFDATGQNIYLPDIALGDSTNIVIKDNLGVTLHDWVWYTPGTYQNDTLTWENVGDNSAYFLNNQYPTFPSVTVTVYQTVTP, from the coding sequence ATGAAAAAATTTATTCTAGCAAGTCTTGCATGTACGACCTTGATTTGTTTTAGCCCTTTAGCTGAGCAAGTCGAAGTAAATGCTGCTACATCAGACATTACAACTGCCCCAGAAAAAAGCTTACAAGAAGCTCCTCCAGCCACGGTTGATCAAATTTTTCCAGATGATGCTCTAGCTTTTAAAGTCGCACAGGAATTAGGTGTTTCCGAGGATACGGTCGTCACCCAAGAACAACTAGATACTATTACCACAATGGTATATGTGGCGTTCGATGTGGAAGATTTAACAGGGATGGAATATTTACACAACTTAAAATTGGTAGATTTAAGCCAAAACAACATTAGCAACTTAGAGAATCTCGCTAATTTAACAGAATTAGAAGTTGTATCACTTAACTCCAACCAAATTACAGATATTACTCCGCTAATGAACTTACCTAAGTTAAATAACTTAGAACTAGGCGTTAACCAAATCTCCACCTTACCATCTTTCGAAAATTTAACTAATTTAAAAATATTAAATCTTAGTAGCAATCAACTAAATGATATTTCGGTGCTAAAAGATACTCCCCAATTAACCAATTTATCTATTTCAGCAAATAATGTATCAGACATCAGTGTCCTTTCAGCACTCGATAATCTCAAAGTTTTTTATGCCGAAAGCAATAAACTGACTTCTATTGAGTCATTAAGAAATAAAACAAAACTAGAATACTTTGATGCTAATTTTAATCAAATTAAAGATGTTACACCTCTCAGCACCATTCCAACAATTAAGTCAATACAAATAGAAGAAAATCAGATTAGTGATTTCAGCTCATTGGCAGGTCACAGCTTAGAATTGTTTGACGCCACTGGACAAAATATATACCTTCCAGACATCGCTCTTGGGGATTCCACTAATATTGTAATTAAAGATAACCTTGGAGTAACATTACACGATTGGGTTTGGTACACTCCAGGCACTTACCAAAATGATACACTTACTTGGGAAAATGTAGGCGATAATTCTGCTTACTTCTTAAATAATCAATATCCAACTTTCCCTTCTGTCACAGTCACTGTCTATCAAACAGTCACTCCTTAA